Proteins encoded together in one Pseudoalteromonas xiamenensis window:
- a CDS encoding DUF2589 domain-containing protein has product MAGQTLTLQTLVEAIMGSISEAQDQIERQTLQNIYEWFDEDGRPKMISFRVPAFGPEADKKRANGETPERELHVPLITLTQNNPIKIKKLTSKFDISLNGVESLEAQENAEGKLKKILSTDLFSRAGKKGERTASMEIEFEAGEATEAYLKLQNELLKLF; this is encoded by the coding sequence ATGGCGGGACAAACCTTAACACTGCAAACTTTAGTTGAAGCCATCATGGGCTCCATTTCCGAAGCGCAAGATCAAATTGAGCGGCAAACGCTGCAAAACATTTATGAATGGTTTGACGAAGACGGTCGACCAAAAATGATTTCATTTCGCGTACCCGCTTTTGGACCAGAAGCGGATAAAAAGCGCGCGAACGGTGAAACACCAGAGCGGGAGCTGCATGTACCACTCATTACACTCACTCAGAATAATCCGATAAAAATCAAAAAGCTCACCTCTAAGTTCGATATCAGCCTCAATGGTGTCGAAAGTTTAGAAGCGCAAGAAAATGCGGAAGGCAAATTGAAAAAAATTCTCTCCACCGATTTGTTCTCTCGAGCGGGGAAAAAAGGCGAACGAACCGCCAGTATGGAAATTGAATTTGAGGCAGGCGAAGCAACTGAAGCGTACCTCAAATTGCAAAATGAACTCTTGAAACTGTTTTAA
- a CDS encoding substrate-binding periplasmic protein yields MNTCLRLWFALCLSFFMLAAQAKNTLQNSIEPILQRGELRIAMYQHDTPPFYFTQDNTLTGLDVELMQGFANHLGIPARFLRQARTLNEAIQMVEEGKADIAICKLSITFNRAQKVLFTKPYIRLRKALLINRVLLQKQQGKRSKYEAIQTLEGKLAVIGNSSYEDYAKQRFVHMEIVPYPTWQDAVNAVRQQQVVAAFRDEVEIKKVIVDNNNDAVNVMTVVLDNDFDNKGIAVSREAGYLKYLLELYMDNLNLELTANRVLFDYPKLIEHIHRNQLKED; encoded by the coding sequence ATGAACACCTGCCTACGCTTATGGTTTGCGCTGTGTCTAAGCTTTTTTATGTTGGCTGCGCAGGCGAAAAACACACTACAAAACAGCATCGAGCCCATTTTACAACGAGGCGAACTCCGTATCGCGATGTACCAGCACGACACTCCGCCTTTCTATTTCACTCAAGACAACACGCTGACCGGCTTAGATGTCGAGCTGATGCAAGGCTTTGCCAACCACTTAGGCATTCCAGCACGCTTCTTACGCCAAGCAAGGACGTTAAATGAGGCTATCCAAATGGTCGAAGAGGGGAAAGCAGACATTGCCATCTGCAAGCTGTCCATCACCTTTAATCGCGCGCAAAAAGTCCTTTTTACCAAACCTTATATTCGGTTGCGCAAGGCGTTGCTTATCAACCGCGTACTACTGCAAAAACAACAAGGTAAACGGTCCAAATATGAAGCGATACAAACCTTGGAAGGGAAGCTCGCAGTGATTGGTAATTCTTCTTACGAAGATTACGCAAAACAACGCTTTGTTCATATGGAGATAGTGCCCTACCCAACATGGCAGGACGCGGTCAACGCCGTACGCCAGCAACAGGTGGTTGCAGCCTTTAGAGATGAAGTGGAAATCAAAAAGGTGATCGTGGATAACAATAACGATGCCGTCAACGTCATGACCGTTGTGCTCGACAATGACTTTGATAACAAAGGTATCGCCGTTTCGCGAGAGGCGGGTTACTTGAAGTACCTGCTGGAGCTGTACATGGACAACCTAAACTTAGAATTAACTGCCAACAGAGTGTTATTTGATTACCCAAAATTAATTGAACACATTCATCGTAACCAACTAAAGGAAGACTAA
- a CDS encoding MFS transporter gives MSKSNTKAWCSPFSFLVLSTIIMAVTFSGWNAMLNNFAIETASFNGANIGMLQSLREIPGFLAFTAIFVLLVLKEQTFALISLCLISIGVAITGLFPTVYGLYATTVLMSVGFHYFETLNQSLSLQWFSKDEAPEKLGKLLSIKSMASLVTFAFVWAGFSWFTLGYTAMYMIIGGFGLLLTAYLTLSHPYFPQKTTQHKKLILRKEYTLYYLLTFFSGARRQIFMVFAGFLMVEKFGFDVAQITTLYMLNHVINIFLAPKIGLMISRIGEQRALTIEYSGLILVFIGYALVESSELAAALYVVDHVFFAMAIALKTYFQKIAEPEDIAATAGVSFTINHIAAVVIPAAFGIVWLYDNALVFYFGAALAACSLSLSQMINRHLAKRQLTQAASC, from the coding sequence ATGTCAAAGTCGAATACCAAAGCGTGGTGTTCTCCATTTAGCTTTTTAGTGTTGTCCACCATAATCATGGCGGTCACCTTTTCTGGCTGGAATGCGATGCTCAATAACTTTGCTATCGAAACCGCGTCATTTAATGGGGCGAATATCGGTATGTTGCAATCGTTACGTGAGATACCTGGATTCCTTGCGTTTACGGCCATATTTGTGTTGTTGGTTCTAAAAGAGCAAACGTTTGCGCTGATCAGCTTATGTCTGATTTCAATCGGCGTTGCGATTACGGGTTTGTTTCCCACCGTTTATGGCCTGTATGCGACCACCGTATTGATGTCAGTGGGATTTCATTACTTCGAAACGTTAAACCAGTCGCTTAGTTTACAATGGTTTAGTAAAGACGAAGCGCCAGAAAAGTTGGGCAAATTGTTGTCTATCAAGTCGATGGCGTCGCTTGTAACGTTTGCGTTTGTGTGGGCGGGATTTAGCTGGTTCACCTTAGGGTATACCGCGATGTATATGATCATTGGTGGATTCGGTTTGTTATTGACCGCGTATTTGACGTTGTCACACCCCTATTTTCCACAAAAGACAACTCAGCATAAAAAGCTTATCTTGAGAAAAGAATACACCTTGTACTACTTGTTAACGTTCTTTTCGGGAGCCCGTCGACAAATTTTTATGGTGTTTGCGGGTTTCTTGATGGTGGAAAAGTTCGGTTTTGATGTTGCTCAAATTACGACGTTGTACATGCTCAACCACGTCATTAACATCTTTCTAGCCCCTAAAATTGGGCTGATGATCAGTCGGATTGGCGAACAACGCGCGCTCACGATTGAATACAGTGGTTTGATCCTAGTCTTTATTGGCTATGCGCTGGTGGAATCCAGTGAATTGGCCGCTGCGCTGTATGTCGTTGACCATGTGTTCTTCGCTATGGCGATTGCACTGAAAACCTATTTTCAGAAAATTGCGGAGCCTGAGGACATTGCTGCAACAGCGGGAGTGAGTTTTACCATCAATCACATTGCTGCGGTTGTGATCCCTGCGGCATTCGGTATTGTGTGGTTGTACGACAATGCATTGGTGTTTTACTTTGGTGCAGCGCTGGCCGCATGTTCGCTGTCGCTTAGCCAAATGATCAATCGCCATCTGGCTAAGCGACAATTGACTCAAGCCGCAAGTTGCTAA
- a CDS encoding helix-turn-helix domain-containing protein, with protein MDIRSQSLSASTFQSSATPELTIELTKYLHQQLTPIASDSLTIEVAEDNHKQLVYGHSLSAINQPICSFPIMYQRRQVGALNLFRRQVIKSLSQEHLHQISKAVAFLIQRNSTHHRCDKQLGRTLPLIGFSDAIFQLDSQIERAASARYPVIVQGESGCEKLNVACAVHFNDPSRQGAFIELDCQLFLNDIASFLSRFQDSVRRARCGSLLLSHIDQLPYSAQLQLADMMTDCSDDHDACGLRDVRVMVSTSHSLSQLTRDGRFSAALFARLDFLTLVVPPLRDRPNDLAEIIERMIEQHKLFDDQYVEPLAKHFLCKYQWPGNYSELEKTLVQLLTFSKQNPVSIDDLNVLTPHILGAPKLTEPSPVQSNQHRKLKLQSQCVQLLHREDYETFSHLHPGLAKALKYIGEHWQQDLSLTNVASNAFVSPSHLSYLFKKNLDRSFKQILTELRIEKAKSKIEANPHIRITDLCLDVGFGDLSHFEKVFRRYTNETPREYKKRFHL; from the coding sequence ATGGATATTCGCTCACAATCACTATCAGCTTCTACTTTTCAATCTTCTGCAACGCCAGAATTGACGATAGAACTCACGAAATATTTACATCAACAACTGACCCCGATTGCGTCAGATTCACTTACCATTGAAGTCGCGGAGGACAATCACAAACAGCTGGTCTATGGTCACTCTTTGAGTGCCATTAACCAACCGATATGCAGCTTTCCGATTATGTATCAACGCAGACAAGTGGGCGCATTAAATCTCTTTCGCCGACAGGTGATCAAATCACTGTCACAAGAGCACCTGCACCAAATTTCCAAAGCAGTCGCTTTTCTTATCCAGCGTAACAGCACCCACCATCGGTGTGACAAGCAGCTTGGCCGCACTCTGCCCCTAATTGGTTTTAGTGATGCTATTTTTCAGCTCGATAGCCAAATAGAACGTGCGGCAAGCGCCAGATACCCCGTTATTGTGCAAGGCGAAAGTGGCTGTGAGAAGCTCAACGTCGCGTGTGCTGTCCATTTCAACGACCCGTCAAGACAAGGCGCGTTTATCGAGCTAGACTGCCAATTATTCCTAAATGACATCGCATCGTTTTTATCTCGTTTTCAAGATTCTGTGCGAAGAGCTCGCTGTGGCTCCTTGCTGCTCAGTCATATTGATCAACTCCCTTACAGTGCTCAGTTGCAACTCGCAGATATGATGACCGACTGTTCTGACGACCATGACGCCTGTGGCTTAAGAGACGTTCGCGTGATGGTCAGTACTTCACATTCCTTATCCCAACTCACTCGGGATGGACGTTTTTCCGCTGCGTTATTTGCACGGTTGGACTTCCTGACTTTAGTGGTGCCACCACTGCGAGATAGACCAAATGACCTTGCTGAGATTATTGAACGAATGATAGAACAGCACAAATTGTTTGACGATCAGTATGTTGAACCACTTGCTAAGCACTTTTTGTGTAAATATCAGTGGCCGGGTAACTACTCCGAGCTCGAGAAAACGTTAGTTCAACTCCTCACATTTTCCAAACAAAATCCAGTATCCATTGACGATTTAAATGTGCTTACTCCACACATTCTCGGCGCACCAAAGTTAACTGAGCCATCGCCTGTTCAGTCAAATCAACACCGCAAGCTAAAACTGCAATCGCAATGCGTGCAGTTATTACATCGAGAAGACTACGAGACGTTTAGTCATCTTCATCCTGGACTCGCCAAAGCACTTAAATATATTGGTGAGCATTGGCAACAGGACTTGTCATTAACCAACGTAGCAAGTAATGCTTTCGTCAGCCCATCACATCTTTCGTACCTGTTCAAAAAGAATTTAGATCGCAGTTTCAAACAAATTTTGACGGAATTACGGATCGAAAAAGCAAAATCTAAAATTGAAGCCAATCCTCACATTCGTATCACCGATTTGTGTCTGGATGTCGGTTTTGGTGACCTAAGTCATTTCGAGAAAGTGTTTCGTCGTTACACCAACGAAACGCCTCGTGAGTATAAAAAACGCTTTCATCTCTAG
- a CDS encoding DUF2589 domain-containing protein — MSELVKMSDQFGGLPMDQLIGGPLSAACDAQVSLAKATSDFIETVGFENGKVRMVPFSFEKPEQIQQPDGSVKIESTAYEIKVPFISIVSVPTLQVTEVDVNFMMEVKSSFSEQTKDDRQASFEAEASGRIGPFSVRVKCQGSISSSKETQRKSDNSAKYDVTVKARQTGTPEGLSRVLDILQQSIAPVPAASEPKAA, encoded by the coding sequence ATGAGTGAATTAGTAAAAATGTCAGATCAATTTGGTGGCTTACCAATGGACCAACTGATTGGCGGTCCTTTGTCAGCAGCATGTGATGCACAAGTTTCACTCGCTAAAGCAACCTCTGACTTTATCGAAACCGTTGGCTTTGAAAATGGCAAAGTACGTATGGTGCCATTTAGCTTCGAAAAGCCGGAGCAAATTCAACAACCAGATGGCTCGGTAAAAATTGAAAGCACGGCATATGAAATCAAAGTACCGTTCATTTCTATCGTGTCAGTACCGACACTGCAAGTCACAGAAGTCGATGTGAACTTCATGATGGAAGTGAAATCGTCATTCAGTGAGCAAACGAAGGACGATCGCCAAGCATCGTTCGAAGCTGAAGCCTCAGGCCGCATTGGACCATTTAGCGTTCGCGTTAAATGCCAAGGCTCGATTTCTTCAAGCAAAGAAACTCAGCGTAAATCAGACAACTCTGCAAAATACGATGTTACCGTGAAAGCTCGCCAAACAGGTACGCCTGAAGGTCTGTCTCGCGTACTCGATATTCTGCAACAGTCGATTGCGCCGGTGCCTGCGGCATCAGAGCCAAAAGCGGCATAA
- a CDS encoding DcaP family trimeric outer membrane transporter: MLATKQPRLALTKCQFALLALVHMPVLAASDFSIPISVSGTLKADAIYDLSGLRGDRMDYLATQAGSDSPYSRFHMRESRLKVQWQDAQHNVSGVIEGDFFANGTHSSSSIERIANGDTGRLRHAYLSSNQWLIGQTWSNFVDARSFPETLDFSNDTGQAFVRQTQIRYNQPWRQFIFSASLENPESDVINESGLQTDSSDSLPDATLRLLQQHGKGHWSIQVILRQLSVTQNNQAYKALGGAAAVSGRWYFNEATHIRWHFTCGKGLGRYLQEASGYAAIFDGQTLSTITSKGGYLALQHHWHPTLRSNVSIGALSIDLPNELQDNQRLNTLLSSHINTIWKSSSVLEFGLEWSWFERAQYDQPTVTQHLHGSRLQASMKYQF; this comes from the coding sequence ATGTTGGCAACAAAACAACCCCGCTTGGCGCTCACTAAGTGCCAATTCGCTTTGCTGGCCTTAGTTCATATGCCCGTGCTTGCCGCCAGTGATTTTTCGATTCCCATTTCGGTATCAGGCACGCTCAAAGCCGATGCCATCTACGACTTGTCCGGACTACGTGGCGACCGAATGGATTACCTAGCAACGCAAGCTGGAAGTGATTCACCCTACAGTCGATTTCATATGCGAGAAAGTCGACTGAAAGTGCAATGGCAAGACGCTCAACATAACGTATCTGGTGTCATTGAAGGCGACTTTTTTGCCAATGGCACGCATTCAAGCAGCAGTATAGAACGAATTGCAAATGGCGATACGGGCCGTTTGCGCCACGCGTACCTTTCCAGCAATCAATGGTTAATTGGCCAAACGTGGTCAAATTTTGTGGATGCCCGTAGTTTTCCTGAAACCTTAGATTTCTCAAATGATACAGGCCAAGCATTTGTGCGCCAAACGCAAATTCGTTACAACCAACCTTGGCGCCAATTCATCTTTTCAGCCTCCCTCGAAAACCCCGAATCTGACGTCATTAACGAAAGCGGCCTACAAACCGATTCCTCGGATAGCTTGCCCGACGCAACGTTGCGCCTACTTCAGCAACACGGTAAAGGCCATTGGTCGATTCAAGTTATTCTGCGCCAACTGTCTGTGACGCAAAATAACCAAGCCTATAAGGCACTTGGGGGTGCTGCTGCGGTATCTGGCCGCTGGTATTTCAACGAAGCCACGCATATTCGCTGGCACTTTACCTGCGGCAAAGGATTGGGTCGCTATTTACAAGAAGCCAGTGGCTACGCGGCGATATTTGATGGTCAAACCCTCAGCACAATAACGAGCAAAGGTGGTTATCTCGCGCTGCAACATCATTGGCACCCGACACTACGCAGTAACGTGAGTATTGGCGCACTCAGCATTGATTTGCCTAACGAGCTTCAGGACAACCAACGTCTAAATACGTTGCTTTCAAGTCACATTAATACCATTTGGAAATCCTCGAGCGTCCTGGAGTTCGGCTTGGAATGGTCGTGGTTTGAGCGCGCACAATACGATCAGCCAACGGTGACACAGCACCTTCATGGTTCTCGCCTACAGGCCTCGATGAAATACCAATTCTAA
- a CDS encoding dicarboxylate/amino acid:cation symporter encodes MPKIPFNLQWLRSSWTVFFGALVGIYIGLYDTQYLSIVAPLGQFYLDVLTMCILPILLTAISLSIGRLLKQANSQWLLLRLSLVFFACLLGASTLGALAGAIFTPGSQLDTESLKAIGQIIQDFSNADLVVDLHTPYEAPPEQSMLQAFLFSLVPANIFSALSHGYTVKVLFFALLFGFAIGAIRQQASDHLCLSFEGIYAAFTKIVQWMMYLFPFGLCGLLASTLSKIGGEALVAMIKFVPVVILAFISWFMIVYALMCWRLKHWVMPFTALKEPMTISLGTANTMASLPSALKSMHEQFGYDKQSVDLLIPLTFNLCRIGPTLYFALATMFVIQIYNVDLTFGVFMVVVLGSLLAGTATAGSSGVSMLTMLSLVSGPLGLPLDAVLILFVVVDPIIAPFRVMAIVHSACAIVTWVLPKPAHPIQTPLVATH; translated from the coding sequence ATGCCTAAGATCCCTTTTAATTTGCAATGGCTACGTTCGAGCTGGACGGTCTTTTTTGGTGCGCTAGTTGGTATTTACATTGGCCTATATGACACCCAATACCTCTCTATCGTTGCGCCGTTAGGTCAGTTTTACCTCGATGTGCTGACCATGTGTATTTTACCTATTCTGCTTACTGCTATCTCACTCAGTATTGGTCGCCTCTTAAAACAAGCAAATAGTCAATGGTTGCTGCTGCGGCTATCGTTGGTCTTTTTTGCCTGTTTATTGGGCGCCAGCACGCTTGGCGCACTCGCTGGTGCGATTTTTACCCCTGGCAGCCAATTAGATACCGAATCGCTGAAAGCGATTGGACAAATTATTCAAGACTTTTCAAATGCCGATCTGGTTGTGGATTTACATACGCCTTATGAGGCACCTCCTGAACAGTCCATGCTTCAGGCATTTCTGTTTAGCTTAGTGCCCGCCAATATTTTTTCCGCACTCAGTCATGGATATACCGTGAAAGTGTTGTTCTTTGCATTGCTGTTTGGTTTTGCCATTGGTGCAATTCGCCAACAAGCCTCTGACCATTTGTGTCTGTCATTTGAAGGTATTTATGCTGCGTTTACAAAAATAGTGCAATGGATGATGTACCTGTTTCCATTTGGTTTGTGTGGTCTGCTTGCCAGTACTTTGTCTAAGATTGGTGGAGAAGCATTGGTCGCGATGATCAAGTTTGTGCCCGTCGTGATACTCGCCTTTATTTCATGGTTTATGATCGTCTACGCGTTGATGTGTTGGCGATTAAAACATTGGGTTATGCCGTTTACGGCGCTAAAAGAACCGATGACGATTTCGCTTGGCACAGCTAACACTATGGCCAGTTTACCGAGTGCATTAAAATCCATGCATGAACAATTTGGTTATGACAAACAAAGTGTGGATCTACTTATTCCACTTACCTTCAATCTGTGCCGTATTGGTCCGACACTTTATTTTGCCCTCGCAACGATGTTTGTTATCCAAATCTACAATGTGGATCTGACGTTCGGTGTGTTTATGGTAGTGGTTCTGGGCTCCTTGCTTGCAGGCACTGCAACGGCGGGGTCATCGGGCGTTTCAATGCTAACGATGTTGAGCTTGGTCTCGGGACCGCTCGGTTTGCCATTGGATGCAGTGCTGATTCTGTTTGTAGTGGTTGATCCTATTATTGCACCATTTAGAGTGATGGCCATCGTACATAGCGCCTGTGCAATTGTGACCTGGGTGCTACCGAAACCGGCGCACCCTATCCAAACACCTCTTGTCGCTACACATTAG
- a CDS encoding helix-turn-helix domain-containing protein, with protein MDVDELLRAMILEVCRWPTDYDLDDSKKRFIQVFIDRVLSAPKNAFFFAHASDPRLTLIVSELHSNPSCQRTLEQWGDLVGASSRTLNRLFHKHFDMSFRDWKQKYRALRAIELLSAGLSQQTVANQLGFESSASFNHAFKKVFSQSPGHYVKQRSLRT; from the coding sequence ATGGATGTCGATGAGCTGTTACGGGCGATGATTTTAGAAGTGTGTCGTTGGCCGACGGATTATGATCTCGACGACTCAAAAAAACGATTCATTCAAGTATTCATTGACCGAGTGCTTAGCGCACCCAAAAATGCATTTTTCTTTGCCCATGCCAGTGATCCACGCTTAACATTGATTGTTAGTGAATTGCACAGTAACCCATCATGCCAACGTACTTTAGAGCAATGGGGCGATTTGGTCGGGGCATCTAGTCGGACCCTCAACCGCTTATTCCACAAGCATTTCGATATGAGTTTTCGCGATTGGAAACAAAAATATCGAGCGCTGCGCGCCATCGAACTATTAAGCGCAGGCCTATCTCAACAAACCGTGGCAAATCAGTTGGGCTTTGAGTCTTCCGCCTCGTTCAATCACGCCTTTAAGAAAGTCTTTTCACAATCTCCAGGTCACTACGTGAAACAACGTTCACTGCGCACCTAA
- a CDS encoding lamin tail domain-containing protein: protein MNETFNPERVEHLHQSLSSHSEKMTIWTQLNAQVTKGAETLHQQAEQNGILLSPLHSWWQACYELCSGYQLKISQVEYGEEEYIVLTNHGPAIVDLSQWTLISNLARPFVFPPQTHLQPGESIRVDVQRYAPLSFHHRGRLLSVSGDKLELRDNRGICVSSWVYEREATNFIVINYLSYDGQEKYTEADEFVELMNNSPHWVDLSGWRLSSVRGRQVFVFAKRSKLAPFATCRVYTNHFDASTGGHSFQSPRAIWHNKGDEAQLHTAHGDMVYCYAY from the coding sequence ATGAATGAGACCTTCAATCCAGAACGTGTTGAGCACTTACATCAGTCTCTGTCTTCCCACAGCGAAAAAATGACCATTTGGACGCAGTTGAACGCACAAGTAACCAAAGGCGCTGAAACGTTGCACCAGCAAGCAGAGCAAAATGGCATATTGCTATCGCCTTTACATAGCTGGTGGCAAGCGTGTTATGAGTTGTGCTCTGGGTATCAATTGAAAATTAGCCAAGTTGAATACGGTGAAGAGGAATACATCGTGCTGACTAATCATGGCCCTGCCATTGTGGATTTGAGTCAATGGACGCTGATCTCGAACTTAGCTCGACCTTTTGTTTTTCCTCCACAGACGCATCTGCAGCCTGGGGAGTCAATTCGAGTGGACGTTCAGCGTTATGCTCCTTTGTCATTCCATCATCGCGGTCGATTGCTTTCGGTGAGTGGCGACAAGTTAGAGCTCAGAGACAACCGAGGTATTTGCGTCAGTAGCTGGGTGTATGAACGTGAAGCGACGAATTTTATTGTCATTAATTATCTTTCCTATGACGGACAAGAGAAATACACCGAAGCCGATGAATTTGTCGAATTAATGAATAACTCACCGCATTGGGTGGACTTATCAGGGTGGCGTTTAAGCTCGGTAAGAGGCAGGCAAGTGTTTGTATTCGCTAAGCGCAGTAAGCTTGCCCCATTCGCGACGTGTCGCGTATACACCAATCACTTTGACGCAAGTACGGGCGGACACAGTTTTCAAAGTCCTCGCGCAATTTGGCATAACAAAGGGGATGAAGCTCAGCTACATACTGCACATGGAGACATGGTGTACTGTTATGCTTATTGA